CTTTATTCCTCGTCGGGTTGCTCCTCTCGTGCGTCGCCATGAGCAATGGAGCAAGAATCCTGGAGGAGGAGACGACTCCTTCCAAAGGCGAGGAGCACCTGCCGGAGCTGCCAGCGCTGCCCAAGGTCGAGCTGCCACTATTCCCGGAGGTGCATCTGCCACCTAAGCCTGAGCTGCCCAAGGTAGAGCTGCCCTCTTTCCCTGAGGTGCACTTGCCACCCAAGCCCGAGCTGCCAACGTTCCCCGAGGTGCACCTTCCAGCCAAGCCGGAGCTGCCTAAGGTGGAGCTGCCACCGAAGCCAGAGATGCCCACCATCCCGGAATTTCACTTCCTGGAGCCGGAGGCTAAGCCATGAAAACTGT
The Triticum dicoccoides isolate Atlit2015 ecotype Zavitan unplaced genomic scaffold, WEW_v2.0 scaffold97317, whole genome shotgun sequence DNA segment above includes these coding regions:
- the LOC119348594 gene encoding protein PELPK1-like; translation: MSNGARILEEETTPSKGEEHLPELPALPKVELPLFPEVHLPPKPELPKVELPSFPEVHLPPKPELPTFPEVHLPAKPELPKVELPPKPEMPTIPEFHFLEPEAKP